The following coding sequences lie in one Candidatus Schekmanbacteria bacterium genomic window:
- the lnt gene encoding apolipoprotein N-acyltransferase — MNFISSKNMITKIFLSLFSSLLFILSFPDFNLSIFAWFCLIPLFFSVKGEKPLSSFYIAWFSAFAAFSGTIYWVTNSMYYYGGIPLYLSFFFLFLLSAYLALYVGCFFMIYSIVEKKFSQQAALTVSPFLWVTLEYLRGHLLTGFPWALLGYSQWRMLKLIQFSDITGIYGISFLIVLFNVALFFLLSSREMKLHILKRFSFLSISILILIIVLIYGNVRIGEVKKILSNRDSFSIGVVQGNIEQDLKWDEEKILSNLYKHFSLTESLISNCSPEMVLWSETALPFFPERKKEYTEMVEDFVKRKNIMLLSGALGVDEFSGNEKIYNSVFLFTANRGIAGRYDKIHLVPFGEYIPLENLLRITAFDKIIGTIGSFDEGSETKVFEYKDKKFSIIICYEIIFPDLVRRFVKAGAQFILNVTNDAWFGETSAPQQHFSNGVFRAIENRRFLIRSANTGISGVISPVGEIIKKTDIFKEDIFCYPISEIRIKTFYSTYGDVFAFCCIIFSLLFMLFILFQRGKN, encoded by the coding sequence ATGAATTTTATTTCATCGAAAAACATGATTACAAAAATATTTCTTTCATTGTTTAGCAGCCTTCTTTTTATTCTGAGTTTTCCTGATTTCAACCTTTCAATTTTTGCGTGGTTTTGCCTGATTCCTCTTTTCTTTTCAGTAAAGGGAGAAAAACCTTTATCTTCCTTTTATATTGCTTGGTTTTCGGCATTTGCCGCCTTTTCAGGAACGATATATTGGGTAACAAATTCGATGTATTATTATGGGGGTATTCCCTTGTATCTTTCCTTTTTCTTTCTTTTCCTTCTTTCTGCCTATTTGGCGCTTTATGTGGGATGCTTCTTTATGATTTACAGTATAGTTGAAAAAAAATTCAGCCAACAGGCGGCTTTGACAGTTTCTCCTTTTTTATGGGTAACATTGGAATATTTGCGGGGGCATTTACTTACAGGCTTTCCATGGGCGCTTCTTGGTTATTCTCAGTGGAGAATGTTGAAACTAATTCAATTTAGCGATATTACAGGCATCTATGGCATCTCTTTCTTGATTGTCCTTTTTAATGTTGCTCTTTTTTTTCTTCTATCCTCTCGTGAGATGAAATTGCATATCCTTAAGCGATTTTCCTTTTTATCAATTTCTATTCTTATACTTATTATTGTCCTTATTTATGGCAATGTAAGAATAGGGGAAGTCAAGAAGATTCTATCGAATAGAGATTCTTTCAGTATTGGTGTCGTGCAGGGCAATATAGAACAAGATTTAAAATGGGATGAGGAGAAGATTCTATCCAACTTGTATAAACATTTCTCTTTGACAGAGAGTTTGATATCCAATTGTAGTCCAGAAATGGTGTTGTGGTCAGAAACAGCGCTTCCCTTTTTCCCGGAGCGAAAGAAAGAATATACCGAGATGGTTGAAGATTTTGTCAAAAGGAAAAATATTATGCTCTTGAGCGGCGCTCTTGGTGTTGATGAATTTTCTGGTAATGAGAAAATTTACAACAGCGTTTTTTTATTTACTGCAAATAGAGGAATTGCAGGAAGATATGATAAGATTCATCTTGTCCCCTTTGGAGAATATATTCCTCTTGAAAATCTTTTGAGAATCACTGCCTTTGATAAAATTATTGGAACGATTGGAAGTTTCGATGAAGGTAGTGAGACAAAAGTGTTTGAATATAAAGATAAAAAGTTTTCAATTATTATCTGTTATGAAATTATATTTCCCGACCTTGTAAGAAGATTCGTAAAAGCAGGGGCACAATTTATTTTGAATGTGACGAATGATGCTTGGTTTGGAGAGACTTCAGCACCCCAACAGCATTTTTCCAATGGCGTATTCAGAGCTATAGAGAATAGAAGGTTTTTGATAAGGTCAGCAAATACCGGTATTTCAGGGGTTATTTCCCCAGTTGGCGAAATAATCAAGAAAACAGATATTTTTAAAGAAGATATTTTTTGTTACCCTATTTCTGAGATTAGAATAAAGACATTTTATTCAACATATGGAGATGTCTTTGCATTCTGTTGCATTATTTTTTCTCTCCTTTTTATGCTTTTTATCCTATTTCAGAGAGGAAAAAACTAA